Proteins encoded together in one Flavobacteriales bacterium window:
- the recN gene encoding DNA repair protein RecN, which yields MLKRLFIQNYALIKELDLDLESGFTALTGETGSGKSILLGALGIALGERADTHVLFDKDIKCVVEAEFDIRRMSLRGFFEQEDIDYLSLSTFRREINTSGRSRAFINDTPVPLQTLKSIAQRLVDVHSQHQTLLLRDEDFQLQLLDLFADHRSTLEDYQETYTRYRSTQGELGRLKSSIHSAGIDKDYLQFQLDELESLDLSPGEDQRIGEELGLLEHAQEIKAVLTSAIGHLQTEGGLLDQLNSLSHEIESIAGHTQGLTELADRVESTRLELDDIGRSIEEIESGVEHDPERKEVLSERMDEYQRLMTKHHVSDLEALIALKADFESRMGQAESSRQELQRLEKEMQMLEARLKVLSSDLTDERKAAVPRFRKAILDELDKLSLSNANIDISLSQSSDYQYYGFDIVNILFNANKGGELQPLHKVASGGELSRLMLILKQQMARIKGLPTLIFDEIDTGVSGEIASQMAEALHTLAKGRQVIAITHLAQVAGRAQHHLRISKSDTEERSITQVEALGRDGRILELAKMLSGTKVSDASVANAKELLKN from the coding sequence GTGCTCAAAAGACTTTTCATACAGAACTATGCTCTTATCAAAGAACTGGACCTCGACCTGGAGTCTGGATTCACCGCACTCACTGGAGAGACAGGGTCTGGTAAGTCCATTCTTCTAGGAGCCTTAGGAATCGCCTTAGGGGAACGAGCAGATACCCATGTGCTCTTTGATAAAGACATCAAATGTGTTGTAGAAGCAGAATTCGACATACGCAGGATGTCCTTGAGAGGCTTCTTCGAGCAAGAAGATATCGACTATCTCTCGCTGTCCACCTTTCGTAGGGAGATCAATACGAGCGGCAGATCACGCGCTTTCATCAATGACACCCCTGTTCCCCTCCAGACCCTGAAGTCTATCGCTCAACGCCTGGTGGATGTGCATTCCCAACATCAGACCCTCTTATTGCGAGATGAAGACTTCCAGTTGCAACTTCTCGACCTCTTTGCCGATCACCGCTCAACATTGGAAGATTATCAGGAGACCTATACCCGCTATCGCAGCACACAAGGCGAACTCGGTCGCTTGAAGAGTTCCATCCATTCTGCAGGTATTGATAAGGACTATCTACAATTTCAGTTGGACGAATTGGAGTCGCTGGACCTGAGTCCGGGAGAAGACCAACGCATCGGTGAAGAACTGGGCCTACTCGAGCATGCACAGGAGATCAAGGCTGTGCTCACATCGGCCATCGGGCATCTACAGACCGAAGGTGGTCTACTCGATCAACTGAACAGCCTCTCTCATGAGATAGAAAGTATAGCCGGACACACCCAGGGTCTCACAGAACTGGCCGATCGGGTAGAGAGTACGCGCCTGGAATTGGATGATATCGGAAGAAGTATCGAGGAGATAGAATCAGGCGTGGAACACGACCCGGAGCGTAAAGAAGTGCTGAGTGAGCGGATGGACGAGTATCAACGATTGATGACCAAACATCATGTAAGCGACCTAGAGGCCTTGATCGCCCTCAAAGCGGATTTTGAGAGCCGTATGGGCCAAGCGGAATCCTCTCGTCAGGAATTGCAACGATTGGAAAAAGAGATGCAAATGTTGGAGGCCCGCTTGAAGGTCTTATCAAGCGACTTGACAGATGAGCGAAAGGCGGCCGTTCCTCGCTTCAGAAAAGCCATTCTGGACGAACTCGACAAACTCTCGTTAAGCAATGCCAATATCGATATATCATTATCTCAGTCATCTGATTACCAGTATTATGGATTTGATATAGTAAACATATTGTTCAATGCGAATAAGGGAGGTGAATTGCAACCTTTGCACAAGGTGGCATCCGGTGGAGAACTCTCCCGCTTGATGCTCATTCTCAAGCAACAGATGGCCCGTATCAAGGGGCTACCTACGCTGATTTTCGATGAGATAGATACGGGGGTCTCCGGTGAGATCGCCTCACAGATGGCGGAGGCACTTCATACACTTGCCAAGGGACGACAGGTCATTGCTATCACGCACCTTGCACAGGTGGCCGGTCGCGCTCAGCATCACCTGCGCATCAGTAAGTCCGATACCGAAGAGCGAAGCATCACCCAGGTAGAAGCTTTGGGTCGGGACGGAAGGATCCTAGAATTGGCCAAGATGTTGAGTGGTACCAAGGTATCCGATGCATCCGTTGCCAATGCCAAGGAACTCCTGAAGAACTGA
- a CDS encoding SDR family oxidoreductase, whose amino-acid sequence MAENLLKGKKGIVFGALNDMSIAWKVAEKAKAQGADLVLTNAPIAMRMGEIDNLAKSLDAPVIAADATRDDDLKALFEQSMEHFGGGVDFVLHSIGMSPNVRKGKHYTASSHDFYLKTLDVSGLSLHRVLQAAYELDAIKEWGSVVGLTYIAAQRVFPDYNDMADAKSLLESIARSFGYHYGVKKKVRVNTVSQSPTVTTAGSGVKGFDSFIAYSEAMSPLGNADADACADYCVTLFSDLCRYVTMQNLFHDGGFSFTGVSDAVMDKFVEG is encoded by the coding sequence ATGGCCGAGAATCTGTTGAAAGGAAAAAAAGGAATCGTATTCGGGGCACTGAATGATATGAGTATCGCTTGGAAGGTGGCCGAGAAGGCCAAGGCCCAAGGGGCTGACCTTGTCCTGACCAATGCGCCTATCGCCATGCGCATGGGCGAAATAGATAATCTGGCCAAATCCTTGGACGCACCGGTCATTGCAGCAGATGCCACCCGGGATGATGATCTGAAGGCCCTTTTTGAGCAGAGCATGGAGCACTTCGGAGGTGGGGTCGATTTCGTGCTGCACTCCATCGGGATGTCGCCCAATGTGCGCAAAGGCAAGCACTACACCGCTTCCAGCCACGACTTCTACTTGAAGACATTGGATGTCTCAGGACTGAGCCTGCATCGGGTACTCCAGGCGGCCTATGAACTGGATGCCATCAAGGAATGGGGCTCGGTGGTCGGACTGACCTATATCGCTGCCCAACGTGTATTCCCGGATTACAATGACATGGCCGATGCCAAGAGCCTATTGGAGTCGATTGCTAGGAGCTTTGGATATCATTATGGAGTCAAGAAGAAGGTGCGTGTCAATACCGTCTCCCAGTCCCCTACCGTCACCACGGCCGGAAGTGGAGTGAAGGGCTTTGATAGTTTCATCGCCTATTCCGAGGCCATGAGCCCACTGGGCAATGCGGATGCAGATGCCTGTGCTGACTACTGTGTGACCCTCTTCAGCGACCTATGCCGCTACGTGACCATGCAGAACCTCTTCCATGATGGTGGCTTCTCCTTCACAGGGGTAAGCGATGCGGTCATGGATAAATTCGTGGAAGGCTGA